A genomic segment from Sandaracinaceae bacterium encodes:
- the mxcH gene encoding TonB-dependent siderophore myxochelin receptor MxcH yields the protein MAALTVGLSLLSPRAPAPALAQGTPSQAAPEAAPETTEEAPAPAPDEQAPAAAPEPAVVPPRLIQFVEADYPPEALAAGVAGRVVLRLTIDAEGTVTEAEIMVPMGHGLSEAAQAAALRFRFEPARQHGVTVASRILYAYEFTLPAAPEVGDVRGQVQLPGTAAQAAVGVSVTLRTAEGHAYHTRTDTEGAFRFDALPVGEYQLEAHGDGLGHAELSVFVAAGEPATPSLRLLRDEHEAPIEVTVRGASEAQRMRESAQAVHVIETEQAQQQTADLGEVLARSQGIGVRRGGGLGSGTRFSLNGLTDDQIRFFVDGVPLEFAGYPFGISNIPVNLVERVEVYRGVVPIRFGADALGGAVNLVSQTEVEGSHVAASYQAGSFGTHRLSLGGHHLHAPSGFFTRVGAFLDYAENDYPVDVAVPDSSGRPIPARAHRFHDGYRARGANLELGFVDRPWADRLLLRAFVTDYDKELQNNVVMTVPYGDVTYGEVTTGASLRFEHRLSERVSLDAVAGYAYTSATFVDVGTCVYNWFGQCVRERRQAGEIETPGRDQRRWEHNAFARANVQYRPRLGHTLRLSLSPTYATRTGHDRQQTNPDARDPLTAERRLTTLVTGLEYEADLLDERFEGVLFVKDYVQRTRSEEAIPGGTFRRYDRDTHRVGFGSALRYRFAEWLYAKGSYEWATRLPRPDEIFGDGVLVIANLELRPEQSHNVNLGLTLNVEESPAGAFRADVNLFLRRASELIVLLGNDRTFSYENVFGARSMGVEASAGWTSPGEYVVLDGNVTYVDMRNTSRNGTFGDFAGDRIPNRPYLFANGTARLQVRGVAAPNDELALTWSTRYVHAFFRGWESVGLRDFKQVIEAQVLHSLGLVYVVRGDVATVSFTGEVQNLTDAPAFDFFGVQRPGRAFYFKTTAEF from the coding sequence ATGGCCGCGCTGACCGTTGGGCTCAGTCTGCTGAGCCCACGCGCGCCGGCCCCCGCCTTGGCGCAAGGGACGCCGTCGCAAGCTGCGCCCGAGGCAGCACCCGAGACGACCGAGGAGGCGCCGGCGCCCGCCCCGGACGAGCAGGCTCCTGCCGCCGCACCCGAGCCTGCCGTCGTCCCCCCGCGGCTGATCCAGTTCGTCGAGGCAGACTACCCACCCGAGGCTCTCGCGGCAGGCGTCGCGGGACGTGTGGTGCTGCGCCTGACCATCGACGCCGAGGGTACCGTGACCGAGGCCGAGATCATGGTGCCCATGGGTCACGGGCTGTCCGAGGCCGCGCAGGCCGCGGCGCTGCGCTTCCGCTTCGAGCCCGCGCGCCAGCACGGCGTCACCGTCGCGTCGCGCATCTTGTACGCGTACGAGTTCACCCTGCCCGCCGCGCCCGAGGTGGGCGACGTGCGAGGCCAGGTGCAGCTGCCTGGCACGGCGGCGCAGGCCGCGGTGGGCGTGTCGGTGACGCTCAGGACGGCCGAAGGTCATGCGTACCACACGCGGACGGACACCGAGGGCGCGTTCCGCTTCGACGCGCTGCCGGTGGGCGAGTACCAGCTCGAGGCACACGGTGACGGGCTGGGCCACGCCGAGCTGAGTGTGTTCGTGGCCGCGGGCGAGCCCGCTACGCCGTCGCTCCGGCTGCTGCGCGACGAGCACGAGGCGCCCATCGAGGTCACGGTGCGCGGCGCGTCCGAAGCGCAGCGCATGCGTGAGTCCGCCCAGGCGGTACACGTGATCGAGACGGAGCAGGCCCAGCAGCAGACCGCCGACCTGGGCGAGGTGCTGGCGCGCAGCCAGGGCATCGGCGTGCGGCGCGGTGGTGGGCTCGGGTCCGGCACGCGCTTCTCGCTCAACGGGCTGACCGACGACCAGATCCGCTTCTTCGTGGACGGCGTCCCGCTGGAGTTCGCGGGGTATCCGTTCGGGATCTCCAACATCCCAGTGAACCTGGTGGAGCGCGTGGAGGTCTACCGGGGCGTGGTGCCCATCCGCTTCGGGGCCGACGCGCTGGGCGGGGCGGTCAACCTGGTGAGTCAGACCGAGGTCGAGGGCAGCCACGTGGCCGCGTCGTATCAGGCGGGCTCGTTCGGGACGCACCGGCTCTCGCTGGGCGGGCACCACCTGCACGCGCCGAGCGGCTTCTTCACGCGGGTGGGCGCGTTCCTGGACTACGCGGAGAACGACTACCCCGTCGACGTGGCGGTGCCCGACAGCAGCGGGCGGCCCATCCCCGCCCGCGCGCACCGCTTCCACGACGGCTACCGCGCGCGCGGTGCGAACCTCGAGCTGGGCTTCGTGGACCGCCCCTGGGCGGACCGGCTGCTGCTGCGTGCGTTCGTCACCGACTACGACAAGGAGCTGCAGAACAACGTGGTGATGACGGTGCCGTACGGGGACGTGACCTACGGCGAGGTGACCACGGGCGCGAGCCTGCGGTTCGAGCATCGCCTGAGCGAGCGGGTCTCGCTCGACGCCGTCGCGGGCTACGCCTACACGAGCGCCACGTTCGTGGACGTGGGCACGTGCGTCTACAACTGGTTTGGGCAGTGTGTGCGCGAGCGGCGCCAGGCCGGCGAGATCGAGACTCCCGGGCGAGACCAGCGGCGCTGGGAGCACAACGCGTTCGCGCGCGCGAACGTCCAGTATCGGCCGCGCCTGGGGCACACGCTGCGCCTGTCGCTCTCGCCCACCTACGCCACCCGCACGGGGCACGATCGACAGCAGACCAACCCGGACGCGCGCGATCCCCTGACCGCCGAGCGCCGTCTGACCACGCTGGTGACCGGCCTCGAGTACGAAGCGGACCTCTTGGACGAGCGCTTCGAGGGCGTGCTGTTCGTGAAGGACTACGTGCAGCGCACGCGCTCGGAGGAGGCCATCCCCGGGGGCACGTTCCGTCGCTACGACCGCGACACGCACCGCGTGGGCTTCGGCAGCGCGCTGCGCTACCGCTTCGCCGAGTGGCTGTACGCGAAGGGCTCGTACGAGTGGGCCACACGCCTGCCGCGCCCCGACGAGATCTTTGGCGACGGCGTGCTGGTCATCGCGAACCTCGAGCTGCGCCCCGAGCAGAGCCACAACGTGAACCTGGGCCTCACGCTGAACGTGGAAGAGAGCCCCGCGGGGGCCTTCCGCGCAGACGTGAACCTCTTCCTGCGACGGGCCTCGGAGCTGATCGTGCTGCTCGGCAACGACCGCACGTTCAGCTACGAGAACGTGTTCGGCGCGCGCTCGATGGGCGTGGAGGCCTCGGCCGGCTGGACCTCGCCGGGCGAGTACGTCGTGCTGGACGGGAACGTGACCTACGTCGACATGCGCAACACCTCGCGCAACGGCACGTTCGGAGACTTCGCGGGCGACCGCATCCCCAACCGCCCCTACCTGTTCGCCAACGGCACGGCGCGCCTGCAGGTACGCGGGGTGGCGGCCCCCAACGACGAGCTCGCGCTGACTTGGAGCACCCGCTACGTGCACGCGTTTTTTCGAGGTTGGGAGAGCGTGGGGCTGCGCGACTTCAAGCAGGTCATCGAGGCGCAAGTGCTGCACTCGCTGGGGCTCGTCTACGTGGTGCGCGGCGACGTGGCGACGGTGTCCTTCACGGGCGAGGTGCAGAACCTGACCGACGCCCCGGCGTTCGACTTCTTCGGCGTGCAGCGTCCGGGGCGCGCCTTCTACTTCAAGACCACGGCCGAGTTCTGA
- a CDS encoding MotA/TolQ/ExbB proton channel family protein: MSTVETIKEFFVHSGAEWVLWLLFALSCLSLGVALERFILFRQKSDDLRGLVGTLDAHLRAGAHQAALAELNASRSVGASVAAAGLRLASRGARAAEKGMESALAIERKGLEARLSFLGTLGNNAPFIGLFGTVIGVILAFEALGQAGAVSGTADSQVASAAVMSAIAEALVATAVGIAVALPAVAFNNYFHQRLTAMLTDAEALACLVVAYLEDAAAQGAAPEGAE; the protein is encoded by the coding sequence ATGAGCACTGTCGAGACCATCAAAGAATTCTTCGTCCACTCGGGGGCCGAGTGGGTGCTGTGGCTGCTGTTCGCGCTCTCGTGCCTGAGCCTGGGCGTGGCGCTGGAGCGGTTCATCCTGTTCCGGCAGAAGAGCGACGATCTGCGCGGGCTGGTGGGCACGCTCGACGCGCACCTGCGGGCGGGCGCGCACCAGGCGGCGCTGGCCGAGCTGAACGCGTCGCGCTCGGTCGGCGCGTCCGTCGCGGCGGCGGGTCTGCGACTCGCCAGTCGAGGCGCGCGCGCGGCCGAGAAGGGCATGGAGAGCGCGCTGGCGATCGAGCGCAAGGGGCTCGAGGCACGGCTCTCGTTCCTGGGCACGCTGGGCAACAACGCGCCCTTCATTGGGCTTTTCGGGACGGTCATTGGCGTCATCCTGGCGTTCGAGGCGCTGGGGCAAGCCGGCGCGGTGAGCGGCACGGCAGACAGCCAGGTCGCGTCGGCGGCCGTAATGAGCGCCATCGCCGAGGCGCTCGTCGCGACCGCCGTCGGTATCGCGGTGGCGCTGCCGGCCGTGGCCTTCAACAACTACTTCCACCAGCGCCTGACGGCCATGCTCACCGACGCCGAGGCCCTCGCCTGCTTGGTGGTGGCCTACCTCGAAGACGCGGCGGCGCAGGGCGCAGCCCCCGAAGGAGCCGAGTAG
- a CDS encoding biopolymer transporter ExbD produces the protein MAGMGPSRGGSIEGINVTPLVDIVLVLLIIFIVTAKFVVTPAVPLDLPQASQSEEVQTVLAVTLTADGAVSVDGQALDDAGLAARARAALAEDGAVRAVIHADGDARHRRVVAVLDTLKANGVTRVAFATVRPAADEHASVRPPEGAPSTGSPESEERAATDARVGEDAP, from the coding sequence ATGGCTGGGATGGGACCGTCGCGCGGCGGCTCGATCGAGGGCATCAACGTGACGCCGCTGGTGGACATCGTCTTGGTGCTGCTGATCATCTTCATCGTCACCGCCAAGTTCGTGGTGACACCCGCGGTGCCGCTGGACCTGCCGCAGGCGTCGCAGAGCGAGGAGGTGCAGACCGTGCTGGCCGTGACACTCACGGCCGACGGGGCCGTGTCGGTGGACGGGCAAGCCCTGGACGACGCGGGGCTCGCCGCACGGGCCCGTGCCGCGCTGGCAGAGGATGGCGCGGTGCGCGCGGTGATCCACGCCGATGGCGACGCGCGTCACCGGCGTGTGGTCGCGGTGCTGGACACGCTCAAGGCCAACGGGGTGACCCGCGTGGCGTTCGCGACCGTGCGACCTGCGGCGGACGAGCACGCGTCGGTGCGCCCGCCGGAAGGCGCCCCATCGACGGGAAGCCCGGAGAGCGAGGAGAGGGCCGCCACGGATGCGCGTGTTGGGGAAGACGCACCGTGA
- a CDS encoding energy transducer TonB — translation MTPGGIAWELPDLRGAGRASALRGAGALCLMAAYASALSVLPRSRAEPPATLSAPLVMTEQEIDLAPAPLEPEPEPPPPHEPESAPEPSPVAAPTARAAAAPAPSASAPSEPSGNPPPPAQAASVVAAEAPSAPVDFTGFDMTTGAAERYAGGITASSGTNTRAVHAAAVDPNARPDGAQGAASQARPVRLPARNWRCAWPTEADSLGIDAQTVVLRAVVGADGRALSVDILADPGHGFGAAALPCARNARFEAALDASGQPYVATSPPIRVRFTR, via the coding sequence GTGACCCCGGGTGGCATCGCGTGGGAGCTCCCCGACCTGCGCGGCGCTGGCCGTGCGAGCGCGTTGCGCGGCGCCGGCGCGCTGTGCCTCATGGCGGCGTACGCGAGCGCCTTGAGCGTCCTGCCCCGGAGTCGCGCGGAACCGCCGGCGACGCTCTCCGCACCGCTGGTGATGACGGAGCAGGAGATCGACCTGGCGCCTGCTCCCCTCGAGCCCGAGCCCGAGCCCCCGCCCCCGCACGAGCCCGAGTCGGCCCCCGAGCCCTCACCGGTAGCCGCGCCCACCGCGCGCGCTGCGGCCGCACCGGCCCCCAGCGCCTCTGCCCCCAGCGAGCCCAGCGGCAACCCGCCACCGCCCGCCCAGGCCGCGTCCGTGGTGGCCGCCGAGGCGCCCAGCGCGCCCGTGGACTTCACGGGCTTCGACATGACCACCGGGGCGGCCGAACGCTACGCGGGCGGCATCACGGCCTCCTCGGGGACCAACACCCGCGCCGTGCACGCGGCCGCCGTGGACCCCAACGCGCGCCCCGACGGCGCGCAGGGAGCAGCGAGCCAGGCCCGCCCCGTGCGCCTGCCCGCCCGCAACTGGCGCTGCGCCTGGCCCACCGAAGCCGACTCGCTGGGCATCGACGCCCAGACCGTCGTCCTGCGCGCCGTCGTGGGCGCCGACGGGCGCGCCCTCTCCGTGGACATCCTCGCCGACCCGGGGCACGGCTTCGGCGCCGCCGCCCTCCCCTGCGCCCGGAACGCGCGCTTCGAAGCCGCGCTGGACGCGTCGGGCCAGCCGTACGTGGCCACCTCCCCGCCCATCCGGGTGCGCTTCACGCGCTGA
- a CDS encoding DUF4291 domain-containing protein yields MELRTTHWHTQQAAWPARGRHILAQHDEHHVVVYQAFRRDIADYAVTHQRLGGPWSAERMTWIKPNFLWMMYRCGWATKADQERVLAIWLDRSAFEEQILACAVPSQYDRDTYATREAWQHAVKRSDVRLQWDPDHGPSGAPLERRAIQLGLRGVATRAYAESWVREIQDVTDFVATQREHRGSRDLLLTPEETVLSVLDGATRSRLGLPALD; encoded by the coding sequence ATGGAGCTGAGGACGACCCACTGGCACACCCAACAAGCGGCCTGGCCCGCGCGCGGCCGGCACATCCTCGCGCAGCACGACGAGCATCATGTCGTCGTGTATCAGGCCTTTCGCCGCGACATCGCGGACTACGCCGTGACGCATCAGCGCCTCGGAGGGCCGTGGAGTGCGGAGCGCATGACGTGGATCAAGCCCAACTTCCTCTGGATGATGTACCGCTGTGGCTGGGCCACGAAGGCCGACCAGGAGCGCGTCCTCGCCATCTGGCTCGACCGCTCGGCGTTCGAGGAGCAGATCCTCGCGTGCGCCGTCCCCAGTCAGTACGACCGAGACACCTACGCAACCCGTGAGGCGTGGCAGCACGCGGTGAAGCGTTCGGACGTGCGACTGCAGTGGGACCCCGACCACGGGCCCAGCGGCGCTCCCCTCGAGCGGCGCGCCATCCAGCTGGGGCTCCGCGGCGTCGCCACACGTGCATACGCTGAGTCGTGGGTTCGCGAGATCCAGGATGTGACCGACTTCGTCGCCACCCAACGCGAACACCGCGGCTCGCGGGACCTCCTGCTCACGCCGGAAGAGACGGTGCTGTCCGTGCTTGACGGCGCGACCCGGTCTCGCCTCGGGCTACCCGCTCTCGACTGA
- a CDS encoding intradiol ring-cleavage dioxygenase, protein MTRHAPLRITRREALRRIGAGVAAVPLLSTLGCAVSHDEPDGGGSGSDSSTPQDGAASFGTWATGGTAAMTDAASYPDPFTAAASACVMTCQATIGPCHTTSPERADVSDGWDGIPVRLALRVLDEACQPLEDAIVEIWHTNYRGVYSGQINAACNEDEVDRQAGYFRGYQRTSADGRVDFDTVFPGWYSGRCVHIHFRIMTGTYDAADGAAATLVSQLFFSDALVASIFQSEPLYADYGQPDTTVATDGVVGGEDDPSPYVCDVAQMTDGAMLASKTIIVRSSSASVCSMQGSGMGGPM, encoded by the coding sequence ATGACTCGCCACGCCCCTCTCCGCATCACCCGCCGTGAAGCCCTCCGCCGCATCGGCGCCGGTGTCGCGGCCGTGCCCCTGCTCTCCACGCTCGGGTGCGCCGTCAGCCACGACGAGCCCGACGGTGGTGGCTCGGGCTCGGACTCCTCGACCCCTCAGGATGGCGCCGCGTCCTTCGGGACCTGGGCGACGGGCGGCACCGCCGCGATGACCGACGCGGCGAGCTACCCCGACCCCTTCACGGCGGCGGCCTCCGCGTGCGTGATGACCTGCCAGGCCACCATCGGCCCTTGCCACACGACCTCGCCCGAGCGTGCCGACGTGAGCGACGGATGGGACGGCATCCCCGTGCGCCTCGCGCTCCGCGTGCTGGACGAGGCGTGCCAGCCCCTGGAGGACGCCATCGTGGAGATCTGGCACACCAACTACCGCGGCGTGTACTCCGGGCAGATCAACGCCGCATGCAACGAAGACGAGGTCGACCGTCAGGCCGGCTACTTCCGCGGCTATCAGCGGACGAGCGCCGACGGGCGCGTGGACTTCGATACGGTCTTCCCGGGCTGGTACTCCGGGCGCTGCGTCCACATCCACTTCCGCATCATGACGGGGACCTACGACGCTGCAGACGGGGCGGCGGCCACGCTGGTCTCCCAGCTGTTCTTCAGCGACGCCCTGGTCGCCTCGATCTTCCAGAGCGAGCCGCTCTACGCCGACTACGGGCAACCGGACACGACCGTCGCCACCGACGGCGTCGTCGGCGGGGAGGACGACCCCTCGCCCTACGTGTGCGACGTCGCCCAGATGACCGACGGCGCGATGCTGGCCTCGAAGACCATCATCGTGCGCTCGAGCTCGGCCAGCGTCTGCAGCATGCAGGGGTCTGGCATGGGAGGCCCCATGTAG